A segment of the Gemmatimonadota bacterium genome:
CGGTGAGCAGCGCGATGTGCTCGACCCCGGCACTGCGCAGCTCGGAGAGCGCATGCGCAGCGGCTCCCCGGGTGCGGTCGGCGACGCGGATCCAACCCAACAGTCCTTCCTCACGCATCACCGCCACGGCCGTCCCGTCGCCGTTCTCGGCAAGGTGCGCTTGCACGCGCCCGCGGCCCACGCTGTACTGCACGCCGTCCAGTCGTCCGCGGACGCCCACCCCCGGCACGGTCTCGAAGTCCGTGACGTTCCACGGACGTCCCAGGTGGCGCTCCGCAGCCGCCTCCACGATGGCGCGCGCGATGGGATGGCGGGCCCGGGCCTCCAGAGCAGCCGCCCGAGCCAGCACCTCGTCTTCGCTCACGCCGTCGGTGGCGACCACCGCGGACACGGCCGGATGCCCCAAGGTCAACGTGCCCGTCTTGTCGAAGGCAAGCGCCCTTACCGCCCCCACGGCCTCCAGATAGGCGCCCCCTTTGATCAGCACGCCATTGCGAGCCGCCGCGGTGATGCCGCTCACCACGGCCACCGGCGTGGAGATGACGAGCGCGCAGGGGCATGCGATCACCAGCAGCGTCAGACCCCGCAAGAACCACGTGCTGAAGGCACCGTCCAGCAGCAACACGGGAATAGCCACGATGAGGACGGCCGTCAGTGTCACGAAAGGCGTGTACACGCGGGCGAAACGCTCCACGAAGCGCTCGCTCCTGGCCTTCTTGCGAGACGCGCTCTCGACCAGCTCCACGATGCGGGCCAACGTGCTCTTGTCCGCAGGCCCCTCGGCCCGGATGCGCAGGAAGCCGTCCCCGTTGATGGTGCCGGCGTAGACCTCGTCTCCTCGTCCCTTGTCCACCGGTAGAGGCTCACCGGTGATCGGGCTTTGATTCACGGCGGAGGCACCGTCCAGGACCCGTCCGTCCACCGGGATGCGCTCACCGGGACCCACCAGCACGTCGTCACCGGCCAGCACGCCCTCCGCCGCGATCACGCTCTCGACGCCGTCTCGCTCCACGCGTGCCGTTTGCGGAGAGAGTTGCATGAGGGCCTCGACGGACGCGCGGGCACGGTCCAAGGAGTGGCGCTCCAGCAACTCGGCCAACGAGAACAGGAAGGCGATGGCGGCGGCCTCGCTGAACTCGCCGATCCCGACCGCGCCGAAGATGGCCACGGTCATGAGGAAGTTCATATCCAGCGAAAGCGTGCGCAGCGAGCCCAACCCCTTGCCGAAGAAGGCGGAGCCGCCCACCAGCGCCGAAGCGATCCAGATCACCTCCGCCAGACCGTCGCGCTCGCCCATCCAGGTGAAGAGCTCCGGGCCACCGCCCACGGCCTTCACGATCCATCCCAGGGCGAACAGAACCATGGCGACGTAGGCCACGCGCGCCGTCCCGCTCGTCCAGGTGGACTCGTGCGGTTGCACACCCTCGCCGACCGGCTGCGCCAGATAGCCCAGCTTGCCGATCTCGTCGGCCACGCGCTCGCGATCGGTCCGCTCGGCGTCCAGCTCGACCACCAGTGAACGCGCGACCACATCTCCCTGGACGGAGACGACTCCCTCGAGCTTGCACAGGTGCGACTCGATCTTTGCCACACAGCTCGGGCAATCCATGTCCTGGATGCGGAAGCGGACGGGCTCGGCGACGGCAGCGCCTCGGGGCTCACTCGCTGGCATGGTCCAGTCCGATGCGGAAGAGATCGCGGATATGGTCGTCGGCCAGGCGATAGAACGCCAAGCGGCCCTCCTTCCGGTAGCGCACGACGCGCAGCTGACGCATCTGGCGCAGATGGTGGCTGACGGCGGATTCGCTCACGCCGACCACGGCCGCCAGGTCGCACACGCAGAGTTCCCGCGCGGCCAAAGCCTCCACGATGCGAAGTCTTGCGGGGCTGGCCAGCATCTGGAAGATGTCGGCCAGGTCGGCCACGCTGCGCTCGGGGGCCTGGGCGTTCCGCACCGCCCGCACCGCAGGGAGGTCCACCGAGCGGACGTCACACGCGCCGGATTCCGGTGCGCCGGTGGGCGCGGGGGCAGGCTTCATGCGCTAACATATGAATATCTACTCAGACGTGCAATCATTTCGGCCCGGGCCTTGCCCCTGCCCCACGCGGGCTGGGCCGGGGCCCATGGCGAGTGGCCGGGCTGGCCGGGCGCGAACGGAACCGCCCCGCCGGTTTTAACGGTCGAGCCAGGGGCCGCATCGAAGGGAGTGACGCACCGATTCAACCCGCACGCGGCCGCCTTGCCGCAGAGGACGATCATGAGCACGAAGACCCTGACGGCAGCGGCGCTGGCCACGGCCCTGCTTTCCGCCTGCAGCGACAGCACCACCGACCCCTCGGCGACACTGGCCCTCGACGAGGCCGAGTTCCTGGCAATCGAGAGCGACGCACTGCTGGCTGGCCTGATCGGTCTGCAGTTCGCCGCGCTGGAGCAGTCGGCCCTGGCCACTGCCGCGGACCTGGTGCTCGGCACGGCCGCTGAGCCCGTCGTCACCTCATTCGACTTCACGCGAACCGCTCCCTGCCGCGCCGGCGGTCAGACGGTTGTGGTGGGAAGCGGCACCCGCACGTTCGATCGGGACACGCGGCTGATGGAGATGGATGCCAGCGGTACGCGCTCCATCGAGGATTGTGCGCGCGTCCGCGGCGACGTCACGTTCAGCACGAACGGCAGCGGCAGATGGGACGCCCACCGCCGCCGGATCAACGGCGTTCCCGATGGTCTGCAGACGCTGGACCAGAGCGGAGGGTTCACCGTCACGGCCTCGGACGGTCGGAGTGAGGAATGCGACTACGAGCTGCACCGCTCCTTCGATCCGTCGTCGGGTCAGGTCACCCTCAGCGGCACCGTGTGCGGACGTGAGATCGATCGGGTCTTCCCCCACGACGGGAACGGCTGAGCGGAACCGGCGTCCCCTCCGTTCAGCATGGACACGATGACCCTCCCGGGCGCACCGAGCGCGGTGAAGGACGAGGCGGAGCTGGTCGAGCGCGCCCGCGGAGGAGACGCCGGGGCCCTCGATCAGCTCACCAGCCGTCATGTGGGCGCGGTGTACCGGCTGACCCTGGGTATCCTCGGCGACGTCGCGGCAGCGCAGGACGCCACCCAGGAGGCGTGCCTCAAAGCAGTGCGCGCCCTGACCTCGTTTCGCGGTGACTCCAGCTTCCGCACCTGGCTGCTGCGGATCGCGGCGAACGAGGCTCGCGCCCTGCTTCGGCGACACAAGCGTCACCCCGAGCACGCGCTGGACGAAATCGGCTCCGTCCCGGCACCCGGTGTGGACGTGGCCGAGCAGGTCGTGGCCCGTGACGAGTGTGCGCGCATGCGGGCGGCGCTGGCCACCTTGCCGGAGAAGCAGCGGATGGCCGTGTCTCTACGTGTCTACGACGGTTTGAGCTTTCGTGAGATCGGGGTGCTGATCGAGTCGAGTGAGGGTGCCGCTCGGGTGAACTACCACCACGGAGTCCGACGGCTCCGGGAGATGCTGCGATGAACGAGTTCGACGACGTACGCGATCTCCTTCCGGAGTGGCTGGAAGGGTCCCTGTCCGACGCCGCGCGCCTCCGCGTCGAAGCAGCGCTGGCTGACGATCCCGACCTGCGGGCCGAGGCAGAGTTGCTCGGGAGCCTGCGGGCGGCCCGGCCCGAGCCTCCGGAGGAGCTGGTGGCCCGGGTGCGCGCTGGACTGCGTCAGCCCTCTGTGAGCCGCGCATCGCGCGGACGCTGGCCTACATGGCAATTGAGCGCCGCGGCCGGGGTCGTCGTGGCCGCCGGCACCGCCCTGCTCTGGCAGCAACGAACCGCGCCGCTCCCGGATCTGGAACCTCTCCCGAGAAGCTGGATGATGGACGACGCCGTCGTCGCTGGAGGGCTCGTGCTCGACGGGCTCAGCGAGGACGCGCTGGAGACGCTGGTCACGGAGTTGGAACGATGAGACGATTCCCCTTGCTCGTCCTGGCCCTGGGACTCGCCGCACCAGCCGGGCTGGCGGCCCAACAGGAGGCACCCCGAGCCCAACTCGAACAGCGCGTGCGCAGGGCGTTCGCCGAGCGCCTGCGGCGGGAGTTGGACCTGGACGCCGAGCAGGCCGGGCGCCTGCGCGACGTCATGCAGTGGTCCGAGGAGCAGCGCCGCGCCATCGCGCTGGAGAACCGGCAGATCCGTCTGGATACGGAGCGTTTCCAGCAGCAGCAGGAGGGCGAACGCGAAGCCTCCGCCATCCTGGAGGCACGCCTGCGTTTGCAGGAGCGTGAGGCCACGCTCTTCCGGGAGGAGCAACAGCGGCTGCTGGAGGTGATGTCCCCGGGCCAGGTGGTCCGTTTCTACGAGCTACGCGAGCAGTTCGTGCGCCGCGTTCTGCAGCTCCGGCAGAGCCGTACCGGAGCGGCGCGCCCAGGGCGGGGCTGACCCGACCGGACGTCCTGCGCGCGATGCCCGCGGAGCGCCCCTAGCGAACGGGATGGGCCTCCGCGTAGCGGTATGCGGTCCAGGCAGACGCAATGTGACACACCCAGCCCAGTAGTCCGCCGGTCCCGATCCAGAAGCCCGGCGTCACGACGAGCCAGAAGAGCGCACGCAGGATGGTGCCGTTGTAGATCTGGCCGATGCCCGGAATGAGCAGGCTGAGCACGGCGGCGATGCCTGGGTTGCGCATGATCCTCTCCTCGCCCGGTGAACAGGGTCGCCTTTCGAGGAGGCCCTACGGAGTGGATGGGGGGTGGGTTTCGAGGGTCGGCCGGCAGCGGCTACGCCGGACAATGGTCGCCACTCCGTCTCAGCAACGCCTGGGGGCCGTCACAGCGGATCCGATTGCGGCTCCCTTCCGGCCTCGGCCCGCGCGAAGAAGGCCAGGAGCACCATCCCACCCACCATCGACACGAACACCCCCAGCGAACCGTAGCCGCTCGCGCCGAACACGTCGGTGACGAACAGGATGGCGGAGACGGGCATGAGGAGGACGCCCCAGCGCATCAGCGATGTCACGAGCCCGCGGTCAGGGAGGGTGAACGCGAACGCGACGAGCGCGAACGCCGCCGCGTGAAGCTTGAGCCCCGAGATCAGCACATGGAGCGCAATGCGTTCCCCCGTGATCTGCACGCCCGCTGCAGCCATCCCCAGGGAGCCGAGCATCAACAGGTTCTCGGTGACATCGAGTCCCATCGTGACCAGGATGCCGAGTCCGCTGGCCCAGGCAGCGGGTGGGCAGCGGGCGGCCAGACCGATGGCCGCGAAGCCGACCGTGCCCGCATAGGCGATGGCGAACAGGCCGTCGAAGAAGAGCGCGAGTCGTAGCGCCGGGTCCGCGGCGAGCAGGATCGCCGTGAAGGTGGCTGGATCCGAGAACCTCTCCAGGGGATCCTGAGCGCCGGTCCCGGAGGACGCCACCATCACGACCACGCCCAGCATCATCAGCCCCAGCGCCAGGATGCTGAAGCCAGCGGCGGTGCGAAGCGATGCGGCTCGGGTCATGGCACGATCTCCTGTCTTGGCTCCGTCGGATCTCAGCCGCCCTGCCCCACCCGCTGCACCAGCTCACGGAACGCGGGCAGATCGCGCAGGTCCCGCAGCTGAGGGTCCACGGCCAGGAACACCATGGAGTGGGACCGTTGCTCGAAAGCGCGCTCCAGCCACGCCAGGGCACCGGCCCGATCTCCGAGGCCCGAGTGGACCTTCGCGATCTCGTACGAAGGCGCGTATCCGGCGCTCGCTTCCTGCTCCAGCGCACCCAGGAGCCCCCGCGCTTCGCGCTCCTCGCCCGCCAGCGCCAACCCTCGTGCCAGTGCCGCCCTCGTGATCGCCGAGCTCGAGAAGGACACCGCGCGCCGGAGCTCATTGAGCGACTCCTCTGTCCGACCGATCTCCTCCAAGGTGAGACCCGTCCAGAGGTAGTCGAGCTCGAAACCGGCGTCGAGCTGGCGCGCGTGGTCGAGCTGGTCCAGCGCGGCTTCGTAGTCGCCCTGGTGGTAGTACACCCAGCCCAGGGCGGTGTTGGCGATCAGTGAAAGGGGATCGAGCTCGGTGGCGAGCCGCATTTCTCGGACGGCTTCCGGGAATCGACCCTCGGCAGTGAGGAGATTGGCGTACCACTGGTGCGCCGTGGAGTAGCCGGGTGCCAGCTCGATGGCTCGTTTGAATTCGAGTTCGGCCTCACCAACGTTCCAGTCGTAGTAGAGGGCTACGTATCCGAGCGTCGCGTGCGGTTCTGCAAGCTCAGGATCGAGCTCGATGGCGCGGCGCGCAGCGGTGCGGGCCCTTGGGAACGCCTCTGCCGGAGACACGTAGTCGTAGAAGCCGAGGACGGCGTACGCGTCCCCGAGGCCCACATGGGCCCGCGCGTAGTCGGGAGCTCGGTCCACGGACTGCTCGAAGTAGTCGGCGGCAGCCAACAGGCTGGCCTTGGTGCGCTTGTGCCACTCGTAACGTCCGTTCAGGTAGAGGTTGTACGCCTCCAGGTCCTCGACCGGAACACCTGCTCCCTTGCTCACGGCCGCCCCGCGTCCGCGAAGCCGGGTCACCAGCGCTTGCGCGATCTCGTCCTGAACGTTGAAGACGTCCGCGGAGCTGCGCTCGTAGATCTCCGACCAGAGCTCGAACCCGCTCTTCGCGTCGATGAGTTGCGCGTGGATCCGGAGGCGCGCTCCGGATCGCCGCACGCTTCCGTCGAGGACGGCGCCTACGCCGAGCGCTGCGCCGATCTGCCGTGCATCCATCGCCCGGTCCTTGAAGGCGAACGCCGACGTGCGTCCGATGACGCTGAGCCCGGGCGTGTTCGACAGTCGTGTGATCAACTCCTCGGCGATCCCGTCCGCCAGCGGCGCCCCACTCCCGTCACCGCTGAGGTCGGCGAAGGGCAACACCACCAGAGACGCGATCGCAGTCGCATTGCCGTCCTCACGGCGCGCCTCTCTCCAGGTCAGGCCCAACACCAGGAGGGCGATGCCCACGACGGCGGCGCGCGTCGCGGCTCTGCGTCTGTGTCGGGCCGGCGCCGGCGCCGGCGAAACGTGCACCATGGGCAGGGGCGGAGCCGAGGACGATTCCGCCGTCACCGACCCTGGTGCCTGGGGCGACGGCGTCCGCCGCGCAGCGCCCTTTTCTGCGGCGCTCTCCCGCGGCGGAACGGGCTCGGGATCCCTCCCCCGAAGCTCCGCTGCGTACCGTGGCACCTCGGGGTCCGGCTCCAGGCTCAGGTCGCCTCGCACGAGTGAGGCGTGCAGGTCCGCGTGCCGCACGGCGCCCGCCGGGTCACCCGCGCGCTCGAGGCAGCGCATCAGCAGGAGCGCTACGCGGGAACTGTAGGGGTCGGCTGCGGACAGCAGATACCACCAGCGGCTGGCTGCAACCGGATCGTGCTCCTCGGTCCGTGTGGCCAGGGCCTCCAGGGCCCGCGCGCGCTCTCGGGCCAACCTCTGTCGCTCGCGTTCCACCCAGCGCTCGAAGTCGCCAGCCCCCGGCACATAGAAGCCGTCGAGGAACGGCGCAGGCTGCAACAGCACCGCCGTCTCCCACTCCTCCGCTGCGAGCGCATCGGCGAACTCTGCCACATCGCTCTGGATCCGGGTCTCGTCGATCCGCAACCCATCGCCAAGGGCAACGACGCCCTCCCCACCGACCGCCTGGTTGATCCGATAGACCGAGTCCGACAGGAGGCGGCGGCCCTTGTCCGGCTCCGCCTCCGGCCAGAGAAGGGCGATGATCCGCTCGCGGGTCATGCCGCGGTCGCGGGCCACGCCCAGCAGTGCGAGCAGCGCCAGGCGGTGGCGCTGGCTGGCCCGACCCGCCACGGGACCCTCGGGCCCGTGCAGGGAGACACCTCCGAACGCTTTGATACGAAAGGAGTTGGCCATTGGCGACAGAGAGGCGAGCGGCCGTCGATGGTTCGGCGACGGGGTCACGCCAATGTCCGGCCCGTTGCAGGGACCAGCAAGCGGCCGGCCCTGCCGAGACCTTGTTGCCACTCTGGAGGTGTCATGAACTCGCCTGGACGAAACGTGCTCAGTCTGGTGCCGCTGCTGCTGGCGACCCTGATGGCTGCCTGTACCGAAACCTCGGTCGCGCCGGATACCGGCGCGTCCCCCGATAGAGCGGCGGAAATCTCAGACGGGGCCGGTCGGGTGTCCCCGTCAGCGATCCCGAGATCCACCCTGCGCGCCTGGATCGGCGGGCTGCGGCAGGCCACCCTCCCATACCGCAGCCTGGCCGCGGCTCGGGCAGCTGGGTTCGACGCGCGCTTGACCGACTGCATGGAGTCGTCCAGCGGGGGGATGGGTGTGCACTGGGGGGACCTGTCCCGCTTCGACGGCGTCGTGGAGGAGTTGCGGCCCGAGATCCTGCTCTACGAGCCCCAACCGTCGGGAGCCAAACGGCTGGTCGCGGTGGAGTACGCCGTCCCCTTCACCGCCTGGACGGCGGACGCGCCGCCTGAGCTCAACGGCGTCGCCTTCCACCGCAACAACACCTTCGGCTTGTGGATCCTGCATGTCTGGGCCTGGAAGGAGAATCCGAGCGGCGCGCTCCAGGACTGGAACCCGCGTGTCACCTGCCGCTGGGCCGACTGACCCCCCACCATCCAAGGAGATACCCATGCCACGCTACGTGATCGAACGCGATCTCCCGGGTGCGGGCGATCTGGGACCGGAGCAGCTTGCCGGAATCTCGCGGAAGTCCTGTGAGGTCCTGAGCGATCTCGGCCCCTCCATCCAGTGGGTTCACAGCTATGTGACCGCAGATCGCATCTACTGCGTCTACGTCGCTCCGGACGCCGACGCCGTTCGTACCCACGCCGAACGGGGAGGCTTCCCAGCGAACCGGATCAGCGAAGTGACCGCGGTGATCGATCCGGTCACCGCCGAGTAGAGGCGCGGGGCCGGGGCGCCCACGCGCCCCGGTCCCGACCGCATCGATGGCACGGTCGACAAGTCCGGCGGACGACGCCGGTCTGACACCGACTCCACCGGCGTCCGTATGACCGGGTGAAGCCCGCTCCGCCGGAGGTATTCCATGCCATTCGCCAACGTGCTCGCGACCGACACGTTCACCGCCCCGTCCCCGTACACCACCTGCACGTCCGACCGCAGGCGCGACCCCTTCGCTCGCGTCCGGGCGATGCTCGCGCGACGGCTCCCGGCTGCGCTCGTCACACGGACCCGCTCCCGCTCGGTGGCGCGGGCCCGCTTCCCGCTCTCCGTGTCCGTGTTCTGGTCGCTGGTGGTGGGTCTGGACTTCGTCAACGATTGGATCATCGAAGGCCTCACAACCACGTTCCGCCCGGTGGGGGCCGCGCTGACGGACATGATCGTCTGGTGGACGCCGTGGATCGCCGTCACGCCTCTCCTCGCCGTGTTGATCGACCGGCTCGATCCCGCGCGCATCGGTTGGCGGCGAAGCATGGTCCTGCACGCGCCGCTCCTCTTCACCGCCATCGGGCTCCACGCACTGCTCGCGGCCTGGGCCTTCTCCGCGATGGGAGGTGGCACCGTGGCGAACAACTTCGCGCACTTCGCCCGTGCCTTCACGCTCTCCGAGGCGCTGCTGTACGTGGGTCTGGCCACTGCCCTACACGTGGGGTGGGTCTCGGGTCCTGCACCCGCGCAGGCACCCGACACGGAACCCGGGCACGGCCCCCGCCCCACCTGGGTCCGGCGTTTCGCCGTGCGCGAAGGGGAGGTGACCCGTTTCGTTGGGGTCGAGGACGTTTCACACATCGAAGCCGCAGGCAACTACGTCCGTCTTCACGCCGCCGACGGGGAGCACTTGATCCGGGCGACGCTCGCGGCGGTCGAGGAGCGGCTCGATCCGAGCCGGTTCCGTCGCATCCATCGCTCGACGATCGTCAACGTCGACCAGGTGGCTCGCGTCGACGCGTGGTTCAACGGCGACTGCCTCGCCACGCTCACCGACGGCCGCGAGCTGCGTGTCAGTCGGACCTACCGCGCGGCCCTCCTCGACCCCCTCGGCTGAGCGGGCCCCCGCTCGGCTCGTCCCGACCATTCCCGGGCCGTCCCGCTTCGGCGCGGCTCGTCCCGCATCTCTTGGGCAGACGCCGCGGGGGCGGGACCTTCTCCGGCAGGCAGGCGAAGGTCCAACGAGGAGGCGGGGCCGATGGGTCGGGACGTTGGGGTAAGACGAGGAGGGGGTGGAGGCGGCGG
Coding sequences within it:
- a CDS encoding cation-translocating P-type ATPase, with the protein product MPASEPRGAAVAEPVRFRIQDMDCPSCVAKIESHLCKLEGVVSVQGDVVARSLVVELDAERTDRERVADEIGKLGYLAQPVGEGVQPHESTWTSGTARVAYVAMVLFALGWIVKAVGGGPELFTWMGERDGLAEVIWIASALVGGSAFFGKGLGSLRTLSLDMNFLMTVAIFGAVGIGEFSEAAAIAFLFSLAELLERHSLDRARASVEALMQLSPQTARVERDGVESVIAAEGVLAGDDVLVGPGERIPVDGRVLDGASAVNQSPITGEPLPVDKGRGDEVYAGTINGDGFLRIRAEGPADKSTLARIVELVESASRKKARSERFVERFARVYTPFVTLTAVLIVAIPVLLLDGAFSTWFLRGLTLLVIACPCALVISTPVAVVSGITAAARNGVLIKGGAYLEAVGAVRALAFDKTGTLTLGHPAVSAVVATDGVSEDEVLARAAALEARARHPIARAIVEAAAERHLGRPWNVTDFETVPGVGVRGRLDGVQYSVGRGRVQAHLAENGDGTAVAVMREEGLLGWIRVADRTRGAAAHALSELRSAGVEHIALLTGDHQGAATELARKLGVDEVQAGLLPEDKLHAIAALEERFGVVAMVGDGVNDAPALARATVGIAMGVAGSDTALETADVALMGDDLERLPYLLQLSRRARRVIRQNVATAILVKAVLVVGVPLGWVSLIAAVVLGDLGVSLAVTLNALRLGRVES
- a CDS encoding BTAD domain-containing putative transcriptional regulator, whose amino-acid sequence is MTPSPNHRRPLASLSPMANSFRIKAFGGVSLHGPEGPVAGRASQRHRLALLALLGVARDRGMTRERIIALLWPEAEPDKGRRLLSDSVYRINQAVGGEGVVALGDGLRIDETRIQSDVAEFADALAAEEWETAVLLQPAPFLDGFYVPGAGDFERWVERERQRLARERARALEALATRTEEHDPVAASRWWYLLSAADPYSSRVALLLMRCLERAGDPAGAVRHADLHASLVRGDLSLEPDPEVPRYAAELRGRDPEPVPPRESAAEKGAARRTPSPQAPGSVTAESSSAPPLPMVHVSPAPAPARHRRRAATRAAVVGIALLVLGLTWREARREDGNATAIASLVVLPFADLSGDGSGAPLADGIAEELITRLSNTPGLSVIGRTSAFAFKDRAMDARQIGAALGVGAVLDGSVRRSGARLRIHAQLIDAKSGFELWSEIYERSSADVFNVQDEIAQALVTRLRGRGAAVSKGAGVPVEDLEAYNLYLNGRYEWHKRTKASLLAAADYFEQSVDRAPDYARAHVGLGDAYAVLGFYDYVSPAEAFPRARTAARRAIELDPELAEPHATLGYVALYYDWNVGEAELEFKRAIELAPGYSTAHQWYANLLTAEGRFPEAVREMRLATELDPLSLIANTALGWVYYHQGDYEAALDQLDHARQLDAGFELDYLWTGLTLEEIGRTEESLNELRRAVSFSSSAITRAALARGLALAGEEREARGLLGALEQEASAGYAPSYEIAKVHSGLGDRAGALAWLERAFEQRSHSMVFLAVDPQLRDLRDLPAFRELVQRVGQGG
- a CDS encoding metalloregulator ArsR/SmtB family transcription factor, producing the protein MKPAPAPTGAPESGACDVRSVDLPAVRAVRNAQAPERSVADLADIFQMLASPARLRIVEALAARELCVCDLAAVVGVSESAVSHHLRQMRQLRVVRYRKEGRLAFYRLADDHIRDLFRIGLDHASE
- a CDS encoding sigma-70 family RNA polymerase sigma factor — encoded protein: MTLPGAPSAVKDEAELVERARGGDAGALDQLTSRHVGAVYRLTLGILGDVAAAQDATQEACLKAVRALTSFRGDSSFRTWLLRIAANEARALLRRHKRHPEHALDEIGSVPAPGVDVAEQVVARDECARMRAALATLPEKQRMAVSLRVYDGLSFREIGVLIESSEGAARVNYHHGVRRLREMLR
- a CDS encoding LytTR family DNA-binding domain-containing protein, with amino-acid sequence MPFANVLATDTFTAPSPYTTCTSDRRRDPFARVRAMLARRLPAALVTRTRSRSVARARFPLSVSVFWSLVVGLDFVNDWIIEGLTTTFRPVGAALTDMIVWWTPWIAVTPLLAVLIDRLDPARIGWRRSMVLHAPLLFTAIGLHALLAAWAFSAMGGGTVANNFAHFARAFTLSEALLYVGLATALHVGWVSGPAPAQAPDTEPGHGPRPTWVRRFAVREGEVTRFVGVEDVSHIEAAGNYVRLHAADGEHLIRATLAAVEERLDPSRFRRIHRSTIVNVDQVARVDAWFNGDCLATLTDGRELRVSRTYRAALLDPLG
- a CDS encoding DUF4242 domain-containing protein; the encoded protein is MPRYVIERDLPGAGDLGPEQLAGISRKSCEVLSDLGPSIQWVHSYVTADRIYCVYVAPDADAVRTHAERGGFPANRISEVTAVIDPVTAE